The Papio anubis isolate 15944 chromosome 1, Panubis1.0, whole genome shotgun sequence genome window below encodes:
- the FDPS gene encoding farnesyl pyrophosphate synthase isoform X1, translated as MPLSRWLRSVGVFLLPAPYWAPRERWLGSLRRPSLVHGYPVLAWHSARCWCQAWTEEPRALCSSLRMNGDQKSDVYAQEKQDFVQHFSQIVRVLTEDEMGHPETGDAIARLKEVLEYNAIGGKYHRGLTVVVAFRELVEPRKQDADSLQRAWTVGWCVELLQAFFLVTDDIMDSSLTRRGQICWYQKPGVGLDAINDAILLEACIYRLLKLYCREQPYYLNLIELFLQSSYQTEIGQTLDLITAPQGNVDLGRFTEKRYKSIVKYKTAFYSFYLPIAAAMYMAGIDGEKEHANAKKILLEMGEFFQIQDDYLDLFGDPSVTGKVGTDIQDNKCSWLVVQCLQRATPEQYQILKENYGQKEAEKVARVKALYEELDLQAVFLQYEEDSYSHIMALIEQYAAPLPPAIFLGLARKIYKRKK; from the exons ATGCCCCTGTCCCGCTGGTTGAGATCTGTGGGGGTCTTCCTGCTGCCAGCCCCCTACTGGGCACCCCGGGAGAGGTGGCTGGGTTCCCTACGGCGGCCCTCCCTGGTGCACGGGTACCCAgtcctggcctggcacagtgcccGCTGCTGGTGCCAAGCGTGGACAGAGGAACCTCG AGCCCTTTGCTCCTCCCTCAGAATGAACGGAGACCAGAAATCAGATGTTTATGCCCAAGAAAAGCAAGATTTTGTTCAGCACTTCTCCCAGATCGTTAGGGTGCTGACTGAGGATGAGATGGGGCACCCAGAGACAGGAGATGCTATTGCCCGGCTCAAGGAG GTCCTGGAGTACAATGCCATTGGAGGCAAGTATCACCGGGGTTTGACAGTGGTAGTAGCGTTCCGGGAGCTGGTGGAGCCAAGGAAACAGGATGCTGATAGTCTCCAGCGGGCCTGGACTGTGGGCTGGTGTGTGGAACTG CTGCAAGCTTTCTTCCTGGTGACAGATGACATCATGGATTCATCCCTCACCCGCCGTGGACAGATCTGCTGGTATCAGAAG CCGGGTGTGGGTTTGGATGCCATCAATGATGCTATCCTCCTGGAAGCATGTATCTACCGCCTGCTGAAGCTCTATTGCCGGGAGCAGCCCTATTACCTGAACCTGATCGAGCTCTTCCTGCAG AGTTCCTATCAGACTGAGATTGGGCAGACCCTGGACCTCATCACAGCCCCCCAGGGCAATGTGGATCTTGGCAGATTCACTGAAAAGAG GTATAAATCTATTGTCAAGTACAAGACAGCTTTCTACTCCTTCTACCTTCCTATAGCTGCAGCCATGTACATG GCAGGAATTGATGGTGAGAAGGAGCATGCCAATGCCAAGAAGATCCTGCTGGAGATGGGAGAGTTCTTTCAGATTCAG GATGACTATCTTGACCTCTTTGGGGACCCCAGTGTGACCGGCAAAGTTGGCACTGACATCCAGGACAACAAATGCAGCTGGCTGGTGGTTCAGTGTCTGCAACGGGCCACTCCGGAACAGTACCAGATCCTGAAG GAAAATTACGGGcagaaggaggctgagaaagtgGCCCGGGTGAAGGCACTATATGAGGAGCTGGATCTGCAGGCTGTGTTCTTGCAATATGAGGAGGACAGTTACAGCCACATTATGGCTCTCATTGAACAGTACGCAGCGCCCCTGCCCCCAGCCATCTTTCTGGGGCTTGCGCGCAAAATCTACAAGCGGAAAAAGTGA
- the FDPS gene encoding farnesyl pyrophosphate synthase isoform X2, which produces MNGDQKSDVYAQEKQDFVQHFSQIVRVLTEDEMGHPETGDAIARLKEVLEYNAIGGKYHRGLTVVVAFRELVEPRKQDADSLQRAWTVGWCVELLQAFFLVTDDIMDSSLTRRGQICWYQKPGVGLDAINDAILLEACIYRLLKLYCREQPYYLNLIELFLQSSYQTEIGQTLDLITAPQGNVDLGRFTEKRYKSIVKYKTAFYSFYLPIAAAMYMAGIDGEKEHANAKKILLEMGEFFQIQDDYLDLFGDPSVTGKVGTDIQDNKCSWLVVQCLQRATPEQYQILKENYGQKEAEKVARVKALYEELDLQAVFLQYEEDSYSHIMALIEQYAAPLPPAIFLGLARKIYKRKK; this is translated from the exons ATGAACGGAGACCAGAAATCAGATGTTTATGCCCAAGAAAAGCAAGATTTTGTTCAGCACTTCTCCCAGATCGTTAGGGTGCTGACTGAGGATGAGATGGGGCACCCAGAGACAGGAGATGCTATTGCCCGGCTCAAGGAG GTCCTGGAGTACAATGCCATTGGAGGCAAGTATCACCGGGGTTTGACAGTGGTAGTAGCGTTCCGGGAGCTGGTGGAGCCAAGGAAACAGGATGCTGATAGTCTCCAGCGGGCCTGGACTGTGGGCTGGTGTGTGGAACTG CTGCAAGCTTTCTTCCTGGTGACAGATGACATCATGGATTCATCCCTCACCCGCCGTGGACAGATCTGCTGGTATCAGAAG CCGGGTGTGGGTTTGGATGCCATCAATGATGCTATCCTCCTGGAAGCATGTATCTACCGCCTGCTGAAGCTCTATTGCCGGGAGCAGCCCTATTACCTGAACCTGATCGAGCTCTTCCTGCAG AGTTCCTATCAGACTGAGATTGGGCAGACCCTGGACCTCATCACAGCCCCCCAGGGCAATGTGGATCTTGGCAGATTCACTGAAAAGAG GTATAAATCTATTGTCAAGTACAAGACAGCTTTCTACTCCTTCTACCTTCCTATAGCTGCAGCCATGTACATG GCAGGAATTGATGGTGAGAAGGAGCATGCCAATGCCAAGAAGATCCTGCTGGAGATGGGAGAGTTCTTTCAGATTCAG GATGACTATCTTGACCTCTTTGGGGACCCCAGTGTGACCGGCAAAGTTGGCACTGACATCCAGGACAACAAATGCAGCTGGCTGGTGGTTCAGTGTCTGCAACGGGCCACTCCGGAACAGTACCAGATCCTGAAG GAAAATTACGGGcagaaggaggctgagaaagtgGCCCGGGTGAAGGCACTATATGAGGAGCTGGATCTGCAGGCTGTGTTCTTGCAATATGAGGAGGACAGTTACAGCCACATTATGGCTCTCATTGAACAGTACGCAGCGCCCCTGCCCCCAGCCATCTTTCTGGGGCTTGCGCGCAAAATCTACAAGCGGAAAAAGTGA
- the LOC101018742 gene encoding putative uncharacterized protein RUSC1-AS1 yields MGWLLENQEGRVSHIHLPGNHRCRPRRQGWRSPASEDRSCGKDTEVTDGSSRPEGSGCFGRYFNEMQIAIDWPLVSTAVFAGGVECNPPGMEPGGSENAAALWISEGGRGPGRGPGPEWTSGSLLPQSGPALLPTPYSHRKGPRETHPDALKGGGGWGWGDMQSLPGECRKGVGAGEEKDGAAVSLSTPHLLAASAGLQPAPSPLGTAVPCNPVP; encoded by the exons ATGGGATGGCTTCTAGAGAACCAGGAGGGTAGGGTCTCTCACATCCACCTACCTGGCAACCACAGGTGCAGACCTAGAAGACAGGGGTGGCGAAGCCCAGCCAGTGAGGACAGGAGCTGCGGGAAGGACACTGAGGTGACTGACGGCAGCAGCAGGCCTGAAGGCTCTGGCTGCTTTGGAAGATATTTCAATGAGATGCAAATCGCAATCGACTGGCCATTAGTTTCCACTGCAGTGTTTGCAGGTGGAGTCGAATGTAACCCTCCGGGAATGGAGCCGGGAGGGTCAGAGAACGCGGCTGCGCTCTGGATTTCCGAAGGGGGGCGGGGGCCCGGAAGAGGTCCGGGCCCAGAATGGACCTCCGGGTCCCTGCTGCCGCAATCTGGCCCTGCCCTCCTGCCTACCCCTTACTCCCACAGGAAGGGACCCAGGGAGACCCACCCAGATGCCCTGAAAGGAGgcgggggatgggggtggggcgaTATGCAGAGTTTGCCTGGTGAATGCAGGAAAGGGGTGGGAGCTGGAGAGGAAAAGGATGGAGCAGCCGTCAGCTTGTCAACTCCGCATCTGCTGGCTGCCTCCGCCGGGCTCCAGCCTGCGCCCTCGCCCCTCGGAACAGCG GTACCCTGCAATCCTGTACCCTGA
- the RUSC1 gene encoding RUN and SH3 domain-containing protein 1 isoform X2, translating into MLSPQRALLCNLNHIHLQHVSLGLHLSRRPELREGPLSTSPPPGDTGGKESRGPCSGTLVDANSNSPAVPCRCCQEHGPGLENRQDPSQEEEGAASPSDPGCSSSLSSCSDLSPDESPVSVYLRDLPGDEDAHPQPSIIPLEQGSPLASAGPGTCSPDSFCCSPDSCSGASSSPDPGLDSNCNALTTCQDLPSPGLEEEDESAEQDLPTSELLEADDGKIDAGKTEPSWKINPIWKIDTEKTKAEWKTTENNNTGWKNNGNVNSSWKNEPEKFDSGWKTNTRITDSGSKTDAGKIDGGWRSDVSEEPVPHRTITSFHELAQKRKRGPGLPLVPQAKKDRSDWLIVFSPDTELPPSGSLGGSSAPPREVTTFKELRSRSRAPPPPVPPRDPPAGWALVPPRPPPPPVPPRRKKNRPGLQPIAEGQSEEGRAVSPAAGEEAPAAKEPGEPGAQAGLEVRSSWSFAGVSGAQRLWMAEAQSGTGQLQEQKKGLLIAVSASVDKIISHFGAARNLVQKAQLGDSRLSPDVGHLVLTTLCPALHALVADGLKPFRKDLITGQRRSSPWSVVEASVKPGSSTRSLGTLYSQVSRLAPLSSSRSRFHAFILGLLNTKQLELWFSSLQEDAGLLSLLYLPTGFFSLAHGGCPSLSTELLLLLQPLSVLTFHLDLLFEHHHHLPLGPPQAPAPPGPPPALQQTMQAMLHLGGRLAQSLRGTSKEAAPDPSDSPNLPTPGSWWEQLTQASRVYASGGTEGFPLSRWAPGHHGTAAEEGAQERPLPTDEMAPGRGLWLGRLFGVPGGPTENESGALKSRRPSSWLPPTVSVLALVKRGAPPETPSPQELEASAPSMVQTHRAVRALCDHTAARPDQLSFRRGEVLRVITTVDEDWLRCGRDGVEGLVPVGYTSLVL; encoded by the exons ATGCTGTCTCCTCAGAGAGCTTTACTCTGCAACCTCAATCACATCCATCTCCAGCACGTCTCCCTGGGCCTGCACTTGTCCCGCCGTCCTGAGCTACGGGAAGGGCCCTTGAGCACATCCCCTCCCCCAGGAGACACTGGGGGCAAGGAGAGCAGGGGCCCCTGCAGTGGCACCCTGGTGGACGCCAATTCCAACAGCCCAGCTGTGCCCTGCCGGTGCTGCCAGGAGCACGGTCCGGGCCTAGAAAACCGGCAGGACCCATCACAGGAGGAAGAGGGGGCTGCCTCTCCCTCAGACCCAGGCTGCTCTTCCTCGCTCAGCTCCTGCTCAGATCTTAGCCCCGATGAGTCCCCCGTCTCAGTCTACTTGCGGGACCTCCCTGGTGATGAGGATGCCCACCCTCAGCCCAGTATCATCCCCCTGGAGCAGGGTTCCCCACTGGCTTCAGCAGGTCCTGGCACCTGCTCACCGGACAGCTTCTGCTGCTCTCCTGATTCCTGCTCTGGAGCTTCTTCTTCACCCGATCCTGGCCTGGACTCGAACTGCAACGCCCTGACCACCTGCCAGGACCTCCCTTCCCCGGGCTTGGAGGAAGAGGATGAGAGCGCGGAGCAGGATCTCCCTACCTCTGAGCTCTTAGAGGCGGATGATGGGAAAATCGACGCTGGGAAAACGGAGCCCAGTTGGAAGATTAACCCAATTTGGAAAATTGACACAGAGAAAACTAAAGCTGAATGGAAAACCACGGAAAACAATAACACTGGTTGGAAAAACAACGGGAATGTTAACTCTAGCTGGAAAAATGAACCTGAAAAATTCGACTCTGGTTGGAAAACCAACACAAGAATAACTGATTCTGGCTCGAAAACAGATGCAGGGAAAATTGATGGAGGATGGAGAAGTGACGTCAGCGAGGAGCCGGTGCCCCACCGGACAATCACGTCCTTCCACGAGCTGGCCCAGAAGCGCAAGCGGGGCCCAGGGCTGCCCCTCGTCCCGCAGGCCAAGAAAGATCGCAGTGACTGGCTCATAGTCTTCTCGCCCGACACCGAGCTGCCCCCCTCGGGGTCGCTGGGCGGCTCCTCGGCACCTCCTCGGGAAGTCACCACCTTCAAGGAACTCCGGTCCCGAAGCCGGGCCCCACCCCCGCCAGTCCCGCCTCGAGACCCCCCAGCTGGCTGGGCTTTGGTCCCGCCCCGGCCCCCACCCCCGCCTGTCCCTCCCCGAAGGAAGAAGAACCGACCTGGACTGCAGCCCATAGCGGAGGGGCAGTCCGAGGAGGGCCGGGCTGTCAGCCCAGCGGCTGGCGAGGAGGCCCCAGCCGCGAAGGAGCCGGGAGAGCCGGGCGCGCAGGCCGGCCTGGAGG TCCGTAGTTCGTGGTCCTTCGCCGGTGTCTCCGGAGCCCAGCGGCTGTGGATGGCAGAAGCCCAGAGTGGGACTGGTCAGCTGCAGGAGCAGAAGAAAG gtCTCCTGATAGCCGTCAGCGCCTCCGTGGATAAAATCATCTCGCATTTTGGGGCCGCCCGGAACTTGGTGCAGAAG GCCCAGTTGGGTGATAGCCGGCTGAGCCCGGATGTGGGGCACCTGGTGCTGACCACCCTCTGCCCGGCCCTCCACGCCCTGGTGGCGGATGGGCTGAAGCCTTTCCGGAAGGACCTCATCACCGGGCAGCGCAGGAGCAGCCCCTGGAGCGTGGTGGAGGCGTCGGTGAAGCCAG GCTCCAGCACCCGCTCCCTTGGAACCCTGTATAGCCAGGTCAGCCGTCTAGCCCCGCTGAGCAGCAGCCGTAGCCGCTTCCATGCCTTTATCCTGGGCCTTCTCAA CACCAAGCAGTTGGAGCTGTGGTTTTCCAGTCTCCAGGAAGATGCAG GCCTGCTCTCCCTCCTGTACCTGCCAACAGGATTCTTCTCCCTGGCCCATGGTGGCTGTCCCTCCCTGTCCACagagctgctgctcctgctgcagCCTTTGTCGGTGCTCACCTTCCACCTGGACCTGCTCTTTgagcaccaccaccacctgccCCTGGGCCCGCCTCAGGCACCTGCCCCTCCAGGCCCGCCTCCGGCTCTGCAGCAGACTATGCAAGCCATGCTGCACCTGGGGGGCCGGCTGGCCCAGAGCCTTCGGGGGACTTCCAAGGAAGCTGCTCCAGACCCCTCAGACTCTCCAAACCTTCCCACAccagggagctggtgggagcagCTGACCCAGGCCTCCCGGGTCTATGCCTCTGGGGGTACTGAGGGCTTTCCTCTTTCCCGATGGGCACCGGGGCATCATGGGACTGCAGCTGAAGAAGGTGCACAGGAGAGACCCCTGCCCACAGATGAAATGGCACCAGGCAGGGGCCTCTGGTTGGGAAGACTATTTGGAGTGCCTGGGGGCCCCACAGAAAATGAGAGTGGAGCCCTAAAGTCCAG GAGACCATCTAGCTGGCTGCCCCCGACAGTGAGTGTGTTGGCTCTTGTGAAGCGGGGGGCACCTCCTGAGACACCTTCTCCTCAGGAGCTTGAGGCCTCAGCACCCAGCATGGTGCAAACCCATAG GGCAGTTCGGGCTCTCTGTGATCATACCGCTGCAAGACCTGACCAGTTGAGCTTCCGGCGTGGGGAAGTGCTGCGTGTCATTACCACAGTGGATGAGGACTGGCTCCGCTGTGGGCGGGATGGCGTGGAGGGTCTGGTGCCTGTGGGGTATACCTCCCTTGTTCTGTAG
- the RUSC1 gene encoding RUN and SH3 domain-containing protein 1 isoform X1 translates to MLSPQRALLCNLNHIHLQHVSLGLHLSRRPELREGPLSTSPPPGDTGGKESRGPCSGTLVDANSNSPAVPCRCCQEHGPGLENRQDPSQEEEGAASPSDPGCSSSLSSCSDLSPDESPVSVYLRDLPGDEDAHPQPSIIPLEQGSPLASAGPGTCSPDSFCCSPDSCSGASSSPDPGLDSNCNALTTCQDLPSPGLEEEDESAEQDLPTSELLEADDGKIDAGKTEPSWKINPIWKIDTEKTKAEWKTTENNNTGWKNNGNVNSSWKNEPEKFDSGWKTNTRITDSGSKTDAGKIDGGWRSDVSEEPVPHRTITSFHELAQKRKRGPGLPLVPQAKKDRSDWLIVFSPDTELPPSGSLGGSSAPPREVTTFKELRSRSRAPPPPVPPRDPPAGWALVPPRPPPPPVPPRRKKNRPGLQPIAEGQSEEGRAVSPAAGEEAPAAKEPGEPGAQAGLEAGPLLLPRPLVFRFSADGRPLLEGGGAGAAGSLLLAPLAGWPGAGLRLLGAPSPSEEQLLPVRLSPVGAYSPPTRGALPCLASPELALLLSPLFPRSSTFPAAAPPPRQVPAPPLPPQPRPPKAPRWTRSPSPPPRLLRSSWSFAGVSGAQRLWMAEAQSGTGQLQEQKKGLLIAVSASVDKIISHFGAARNLVQKAQLGDSRLSPDVGHLVLTTLCPALHALVADGLKPFRKDLITGQRRSSPWSVVEASVKPGSSTRSLGTLYSQVSRLAPLSSSRSRFHAFILGLLNTKQLELWFSSLQEDAGLLSLLYLPTGFFSLAHGGCPSLSTELLLLLQPLSVLTFHLDLLFEHHHHLPLGPPQAPAPPGPPPALQQTMQAMLHLGGRLAQSLRGTSKEAAPDPSDSPNLPTPGSWWEQLTQASRVYASGGTEGFPLSRWAPGHHGTAAEEGAQERPLPTDEMAPGRGLWLGRLFGVPGGPTENESGALKSRRPSSWLPPTVSVLALVKRGAPPETPSPQELEASAPSMVQTHRAVRALCDHTAARPDQLSFRRGEVLRVITTVDEDWLRCGRDGVEGLVPVGYTSLVL, encoded by the exons ATGCTGTCTCCTCAGAGAGCTTTACTCTGCAACCTCAATCACATCCATCTCCAGCACGTCTCCCTGGGCCTGCACTTGTCCCGCCGTCCTGAGCTACGGGAAGGGCCCTTGAGCACATCCCCTCCCCCAGGAGACACTGGGGGCAAGGAGAGCAGGGGCCCCTGCAGTGGCACCCTGGTGGACGCCAATTCCAACAGCCCAGCTGTGCCCTGCCGGTGCTGCCAGGAGCACGGTCCGGGCCTAGAAAACCGGCAGGACCCATCACAGGAGGAAGAGGGGGCTGCCTCTCCCTCAGACCCAGGCTGCTCTTCCTCGCTCAGCTCCTGCTCAGATCTTAGCCCCGATGAGTCCCCCGTCTCAGTCTACTTGCGGGACCTCCCTGGTGATGAGGATGCCCACCCTCAGCCCAGTATCATCCCCCTGGAGCAGGGTTCCCCACTGGCTTCAGCAGGTCCTGGCACCTGCTCACCGGACAGCTTCTGCTGCTCTCCTGATTCCTGCTCTGGAGCTTCTTCTTCACCCGATCCTGGCCTGGACTCGAACTGCAACGCCCTGACCACCTGCCAGGACCTCCCTTCCCCGGGCTTGGAGGAAGAGGATGAGAGCGCGGAGCAGGATCTCCCTACCTCTGAGCTCTTAGAGGCGGATGATGGGAAAATCGACGCTGGGAAAACGGAGCCCAGTTGGAAGATTAACCCAATTTGGAAAATTGACACAGAGAAAACTAAAGCTGAATGGAAAACCACGGAAAACAATAACACTGGTTGGAAAAACAACGGGAATGTTAACTCTAGCTGGAAAAATGAACCTGAAAAATTCGACTCTGGTTGGAAAACCAACACAAGAATAACTGATTCTGGCTCGAAAACAGATGCAGGGAAAATTGATGGAGGATGGAGAAGTGACGTCAGCGAGGAGCCGGTGCCCCACCGGACAATCACGTCCTTCCACGAGCTGGCCCAGAAGCGCAAGCGGGGCCCAGGGCTGCCCCTCGTCCCGCAGGCCAAGAAAGATCGCAGTGACTGGCTCATAGTCTTCTCGCCCGACACCGAGCTGCCCCCCTCGGGGTCGCTGGGCGGCTCCTCGGCACCTCCTCGGGAAGTCACCACCTTCAAGGAACTCCGGTCCCGAAGCCGGGCCCCACCCCCGCCAGTCCCGCCTCGAGACCCCCCAGCTGGCTGGGCTTTGGTCCCGCCCCGGCCCCCACCCCCGCCTGTCCCTCCCCGAAGGAAGAAGAACCGACCTGGACTGCAGCCCATAGCGGAGGGGCAGTCCGAGGAGGGCCGGGCTGTCAGCCCAGCGGCTGGCGAGGAGGCCCCAGCCGCGAAGGAGCCGGGAGAGCCGGGCGCGCAGGCCGGCCTGGAGG CCGGTCCCCTCCTGCTCCCTCGGCCCCTGGTTTTCCGGTTCTCGGCCGACGGGCGCcccctgttggagggtgggggcgCAGGCGCAGCTGGGTCTCTGCTCCTGGCTCCTCTGGCCGGGTGGCCTGGCGCCGGGCTGCGGCTGCTGGGGGCGCCGAGTCCCTCAGAGGAGCAGCTGCTGCCCGTCCGCCTGTCCCCAGTGGGAGCCTATTCGCCTCCGACTCGGGGAGCCTTGCCCTGCCTGGCCAGCCCCGAGCTGGCATTGCTGCTGTCCCCGCTCTTTCCCAGAAGTAGCACCTTCCCCGCCGCGGCTCCCCCACCCCGCCAGGTACCCGCCCCCCCGCTGCCACCGCAACCTCGTCCGCCGAAGGCCCCTCGCTGGACCAGGAGCCCATCGCCTCCGCCCAGGCTAC TCCGTAGTTCGTGGTCCTTCGCCGGTGTCTCCGGAGCCCAGCGGCTGTGGATGGCAGAAGCCCAGAGTGGGACTGGTCAGCTGCAGGAGCAGAAGAAAG gtCTCCTGATAGCCGTCAGCGCCTCCGTGGATAAAATCATCTCGCATTTTGGGGCCGCCCGGAACTTGGTGCAGAAG GCCCAGTTGGGTGATAGCCGGCTGAGCCCGGATGTGGGGCACCTGGTGCTGACCACCCTCTGCCCGGCCCTCCACGCCCTGGTGGCGGATGGGCTGAAGCCTTTCCGGAAGGACCTCATCACCGGGCAGCGCAGGAGCAGCCCCTGGAGCGTGGTGGAGGCGTCGGTGAAGCCAG GCTCCAGCACCCGCTCCCTTGGAACCCTGTATAGCCAGGTCAGCCGTCTAGCCCCGCTGAGCAGCAGCCGTAGCCGCTTCCATGCCTTTATCCTGGGCCTTCTCAA CACCAAGCAGTTGGAGCTGTGGTTTTCCAGTCTCCAGGAAGATGCAG GCCTGCTCTCCCTCCTGTACCTGCCAACAGGATTCTTCTCCCTGGCCCATGGTGGCTGTCCCTCCCTGTCCACagagctgctgctcctgctgcagCCTTTGTCGGTGCTCACCTTCCACCTGGACCTGCTCTTTgagcaccaccaccacctgccCCTGGGCCCGCCTCAGGCACCTGCCCCTCCAGGCCCGCCTCCGGCTCTGCAGCAGACTATGCAAGCCATGCTGCACCTGGGGGGCCGGCTGGCCCAGAGCCTTCGGGGGACTTCCAAGGAAGCTGCTCCAGACCCCTCAGACTCTCCAAACCTTCCCACAccagggagctggtgggagcagCTGACCCAGGCCTCCCGGGTCTATGCCTCTGGGGGTACTGAGGGCTTTCCTCTTTCCCGATGGGCACCGGGGCATCATGGGACTGCAGCTGAAGAAGGTGCACAGGAGAGACCCCTGCCCACAGATGAAATGGCACCAGGCAGGGGCCTCTGGTTGGGAAGACTATTTGGAGTGCCTGGGGGCCCCACAGAAAATGAGAGTGGAGCCCTAAAGTCCAG GAGACCATCTAGCTGGCTGCCCCCGACAGTGAGTGTGTTGGCTCTTGTGAAGCGGGGGGCACCTCCTGAGACACCTTCTCCTCAGGAGCTTGAGGCCTCAGCACCCAGCATGGTGCAAACCCATAG GGCAGTTCGGGCTCTCTGTGATCATACCGCTGCAAGACCTGACCAGTTGAGCTTCCGGCGTGGGGAAGTGCTGCGTGTCATTACCACAGTGGATGAGGACTGGCTCCGCTGTGGGCGGGATGGCGTGGAGGGTCTGGTGCCTGTGGGGTATACCTCCCTTGTTCTGTAG
- the RUSC1 gene encoding RUN and SH3 domain-containing protein 1 isoform X3, with amino-acid sequence MAEAQSGTGQLQEQKKGLLIAVSASVDKIISHFGAARNLVQKAQLGDSRLSPDVGHLVLTTLCPALHALVADGLKPFRKDLITGQRRSSPWSVVEASVKPGSSTRSLGTLYSQVSRLAPLSSSRSRFHAFILGLLNTKQLELWFSSLQEDAGLLSLLYLPTGFFSLAHGGCPSLSTELLLLLQPLSVLTFHLDLLFEHHHHLPLGPPQAPAPPGPPPALQQTMQAMLHLGGRLAQSLRGTSKEAAPDPSDSPNLPTPGSWWEQLTQASRVYASGGTEGFPLSRWAPGHHGTAAEEGAQERPLPTDEMAPGRGLWLGRLFGVPGGPTENESGALKSRRPSSWLPPTVSVLALVKRGAPPETPSPQELEASAPSMVQTHRAVRALCDHTAARPDQLSFRRGEVLRVITTVDEDWLRCGRDGVEGLVPVGYTSLVL; translated from the exons ATGGCAGAAGCCCAGAGTGGGACTGGTCAGCTGCAGGAGCAGAAGAAAG gtCTCCTGATAGCCGTCAGCGCCTCCGTGGATAAAATCATCTCGCATTTTGGGGCCGCCCGGAACTTGGTGCAGAAG GCCCAGTTGGGTGATAGCCGGCTGAGCCCGGATGTGGGGCACCTGGTGCTGACCACCCTCTGCCCGGCCCTCCACGCCCTGGTGGCGGATGGGCTGAAGCCTTTCCGGAAGGACCTCATCACCGGGCAGCGCAGGAGCAGCCCCTGGAGCGTGGTGGAGGCGTCGGTGAAGCCAG GCTCCAGCACCCGCTCCCTTGGAACCCTGTATAGCCAGGTCAGCCGTCTAGCCCCGCTGAGCAGCAGCCGTAGCCGCTTCCATGCCTTTATCCTGGGCCTTCTCAA CACCAAGCAGTTGGAGCTGTGGTTTTCCAGTCTCCAGGAAGATGCAG GCCTGCTCTCCCTCCTGTACCTGCCAACAGGATTCTTCTCCCTGGCCCATGGTGGCTGTCCCTCCCTGTCCACagagctgctgctcctgctgcagCCTTTGTCGGTGCTCACCTTCCACCTGGACCTGCTCTTTgagcaccaccaccacctgccCCTGGGCCCGCCTCAGGCACCTGCCCCTCCAGGCCCGCCTCCGGCTCTGCAGCAGACTATGCAAGCCATGCTGCACCTGGGGGGCCGGCTGGCCCAGAGCCTTCGGGGGACTTCCAAGGAAGCTGCTCCAGACCCCTCAGACTCTCCAAACCTTCCCACAccagggagctggtgggagcagCTGACCCAGGCCTCCCGGGTCTATGCCTCTGGGGGTACTGAGGGCTTTCCTCTTTCCCGATGGGCACCGGGGCATCATGGGACTGCAGCTGAAGAAGGTGCACAGGAGAGACCCCTGCCCACAGATGAAATGGCACCAGGCAGGGGCCTCTGGTTGGGAAGACTATTTGGAGTGCCTGGGGGCCCCACAGAAAATGAGAGTGGAGCCCTAAAGTCCAG GAGACCATCTAGCTGGCTGCCCCCGACAGTGAGTGTGTTGGCTCTTGTGAAGCGGGGGGCACCTCCTGAGACACCTTCTCCTCAGGAGCTTGAGGCCTCAGCACCCAGCATGGTGCAAACCCATAG GGCAGTTCGGGCTCTCTGTGATCATACCGCTGCAAGACCTGACCAGTTGAGCTTCCGGCGTGGGGAAGTGCTGCGTGTCATTACCACAGTGGATGAGGACTGGCTCCGCTGTGGGCGGGATGGCGTGGAGGGTCTGGTGCCTGTGGGGTATACCTCCCTTGTTCTGTAG